One window of the Granulicella arctica genome contains the following:
- the ilvB gene encoding biosynthetic-type acetolactate synthase large subunit encodes MTPNNPQLTGAEILWATLVGEGVTTIFGYPGGAILPIYDALRKFPIHHVLVRHEQGASHMADGYARASGKVGVCMATSGPGATNLVTGIATAMLDSIPVVAITGQVSSKVLGSDAFQEVDITGITLPITKHNYLVTRAEDIAPTVREAFRVARSGRPGPVLVDITKDAQQATAPFDFEAAAPAAYRPHPMLRAETNSFEQAIELILKSKRPVILAGHGIVESGARDQVIAFAERRQIPVASTLLGLGAFPTYHALSLGMMGMHGESWVNHAIQQADLLLAFGMRFDDRVTGNLAHYAPNAKKIHIDIDPSEINKNVKVDVALIGDLAHTLDKLLPALPANDDASWIAEVNALKGTAAVRDIMNLPDNGHLYAAHVINDIWREALAAGRLAQTVIVTDVGQHQMWEAQYYKHDAPRSLITSGGLGTMGFALPAAIGAKSACPEKDVWVIAGDGGFQMTACELSTIQQEGLAINIAVINNGFLGMVRQWQEAFYDKNYAASPILSPDFVLLAAAHGIAGAHVSQRKDVTPTVTKARTSGKPFLINFQVEKEDGVYPMIAPGAALHEMVRRPQTNPLLETAEDE; translated from the coding sequence ATGACCCCAAACAACCCGCAACTCACCGGAGCCGAAATCCTCTGGGCCACCCTCGTAGGCGAGGGCGTCACCACCATCTTCGGCTACCCCGGCGGCGCCATCCTCCCCATCTACGACGCCCTCCGCAAGTTCCCAATCCACCATGTCCTCGTCCGCCACGAGCAGGGCGCCTCCCACATGGCCGACGGCTACGCCCGCGCCTCCGGCAAGGTCGGCGTCTGCATGGCCACCTCCGGCCCCGGTGCCACCAACCTCGTCACCGGCATCGCCACCGCCATGCTCGACTCCATCCCCGTCGTCGCGATCACCGGCCAGGTCTCCTCCAAAGTCCTTGGCTCCGACGCCTTTCAGGAGGTCGACATCACCGGCATCACCCTGCCCATCACCAAGCACAACTACCTCGTCACCCGCGCCGAGGACATCGCCCCTACCGTCCGCGAGGCCTTCCGCGTAGCCCGCTCCGGGCGTCCAGGCCCAGTCTTGGTAGATATAACAAAGGACGCCCAGCAGGCCACCGCCCCCTTCGACTTCGAAGCTGCCGCCCCCGCCGCCTACCGTCCCCACCCCATGCTCCGCGCCGAGACCAACTCTTTCGAGCAGGCCATCGAGCTCATTCTCAAGTCCAAGCGTCCCGTCATCCTCGCCGGCCACGGCATCGTCGAGTCCGGTGCCCGCGACCAGGTCATCGCCTTCGCCGAACGCCGCCAGATCCCCGTCGCCAGCACCCTCCTCGGCCTCGGAGCCTTTCCCACCTACCACGCCCTCTCACTCGGCATGATGGGCATGCACGGCGAGTCCTGGGTCAACCACGCCATCCAGCAGGCCGACCTCCTCCTCGCCTTCGGCATGCGCTTCGACGACCGCGTCACCGGCAACCTCGCCCACTACGCTCCCAACGCCAAAAAGATCCACATCGACATCGACCCCAGCGAGATCAACAAGAACGTCAAGGTCGACGTAGCCTTAATAGGTGACCTGGCCCACACCCTCGACAAGCTCCTCCCTGCCCTACCCGCCAACGACGACGCCTCCTGGATCGCCGAAGTCAACGCCCTCAAGGGCACCGCCGCCGTCCGCGACATTATGAATCTCCCCGACAACGGCCACCTCTACGCCGCCCACGTCATCAATGACATCTGGCGCGAAGCCCTCGCCGCCGGTCGCCTCGCCCAGACCGTCATCGTCACCGACGTAGGCCAGCACCAGATGTGGGAGGCCCAGTATTACAAGCACGACGCCCCCCGCTCCCTCATCACCTCCGGCGGCCTCGGCACCATGGGCTTTGCCCTCCCCGCAGCCATCGGAGCCAAGTCCGCCTGCCCCGAAAAGGACGTCTGGGTCATCGCCGGCGACGGCGGCTTTCAGATGACTGCCTGCGAGCTCTCCACCATCCAGCAGGAGGGCCTCGCCATCAACATCGCCGTCATTAACAACGGCTTCCTCGGCATGGTCCGCCAGTGGCAGGAGGCCTTCTACGACAAGAACTACGCCGCCTCCCCCATCCTCTCGCCCGACTTCGTCCTCCTCGCCGCCGCCCACGGCATCGCCGGAGCCCACGTCTCCCAACGCAAGGATGTAACCCCCACAGTCACAAAAGCCCGCACCTCCGGCAAACCCTTCCTCATCAACTTCCAGGTAGAAAAAGAAGACGGCGTCTACCCCATGATCGCCCCCGGTGCCGCCCTCCACGAAATGGTCCGCCGCCCCCAAACCAACCCATTGTTAGAGACAGCCGAGGATGAGTAA
- the ilvD gene encoding dihydroxy-acid dehydratase has protein sequence MSEINPKKYSIPLTEGPNRAAARSYLRGVGFSKEDLHKPIIGVANTWTEIGPCNFHLRDVAAAVKQGIRDAGGTPMEFNTVTISDGITMGTEGMKASLISREVIADSIELVARGNLFDGIVCIAGCDKNMPGTIMAMARLDIPGIMLYGGSIAPGRLLQPDGTHKDITILNVFEGMGSHAAGKINDDQLEALEAAACPGPGACGGQFTANTMAMAGEFLGISPFNLTGVPAMSAEKAAASRAAGAMIMNLCRNDVRPSKILTREAIENAITAVCASGGSTNAVLHLIAIASELGIQLNPGGSEMDLFDQISERTPFICDLSPGGKYVASDYQAAGGSRVLAQRLIEKGLLKADCITVSGKTLAEEAALAVETPNQPVIRQWDNPLKATGGLVIMKGNLAPEGAVIKVAGHERLLHTGTARVFDSEDLCHAAVEAGQINPGDVCVIRYEGPRGGPGMREMLAVTAAIKGIPELSDSVALLTDGRFSGATRGLMAGHVAPEAQLGGPIAAVHEGDTITFDIPARTLTLNVSDEEIAARLGVWKAPAARYKRGVFAKYANSVTSASLGAVTT, from the coding sequence ATGTCCGAGATCAATCCGAAGAAATACAGCATCCCCCTCACCGAAGGCCCCAACCGCGCCGCCGCCCGCTCCTACCTGCGCGGCGTAGGCTTCTCTAAAGAAGACCTCCACAAGCCCATCATCGGTGTAGCCAACACCTGGACCGAGATCGGCCCCTGCAACTTCCATCTCCGCGACGTAGCCGCAGCCGTCAAGCAAGGCATCCGCGACGCCGGAGGCACCCCAATGGAGTTCAACACCGTCACCATCTCCGACGGCATCACCATGGGCACCGAAGGCATGAAGGCCTCCCTCATCTCCCGCGAAGTCATCGCGGACTCCATCGAACTCGTAGCCCGCGGCAACCTCTTCGACGGCATCGTCTGCATCGCCGGCTGCGACAAAAACATGCCCGGCACCATCATGGCCATGGCCCGCCTCGACATCCCCGGCATCATGCTCTACGGCGGCTCCATCGCCCCCGGTCGCCTGCTCCAACCCGACGGCACCCACAAAGACATCACCATCCTCAACGTCTTCGAAGGCATGGGCTCCCACGCCGCCGGCAAGATCAACGACGACCAGCTCGAAGCTCTCGAAGCCGCCGCCTGCCCCGGCCCCGGAGCCTGCGGCGGCCAGTTCACCGCCAACACCATGGCGATGGCTGGCGAGTTCCTCGGCATCTCCCCCTTCAATCTCACCGGCGTCCCCGCCATGTCCGCTGAGAAGGCCGCAGCCTCACGCGCAGCCGGTGCCATGATCATGAACCTCTGCCGCAACGACGTCCGCCCTTCGAAGATCCTCACACGCGAGGCCATCGAGAACGCCATCACCGCCGTCTGCGCCTCAGGCGGCAGCACCAACGCCGTCCTCCACCTAATCGCCATCGCCAGCGAACTCGGCATTCAGCTCAACCCCGGCGGCTCCGAGATGGACCTCTTCGACCAGATCAGCGAGCGCACCCCCTTCATCTGCGACCTCTCCCCCGGCGGCAAGTATGTCGCCAGCGACTATCAGGCGGCAGGCGGCTCCCGCGTCCTAGCCCAGCGCCTCATCGAAAAGGGTCTCCTCAAAGCCGACTGCATCACCGTCTCCGGCAAGACCCTCGCCGAAGAGGCCGCACTCGCCGTAGAAACCCCCAACCAGCCCGTCATCCGCCAGTGGGACAACCCCCTCAAAGCAACCGGCGGACTCGTCATCATGAAGGGCAATCTCGCCCCCGAGGGAGCCGTCATCAAGGTCGCCGGCCACGAGCGTCTGCTCCACACCGGCACCGCCCGTGTCTTCGACTCAGAAGACCTCTGCCACGCCGCCGTCGAAGCAGGCCAGATCAACCCCGGCGACGTCTGCGTCATCCGCTACGAAGGCCCACGCGGCGGACCCGGCATGCGCGAGATGCTCGCCGTCACCGCCGCCATCAAGGGCATCCCCGAACTCTCCGACTCCGTAGCCCTGCTCACCGACGGCCGCTTCTCCGGAGCAACCCGCGGCCTCATGGCCGGCCACGTAGCCCCCGAAGCCCAGCTGGGCGGCCCCATCGCCGCCGTCCACGAAGGCGACACCATCACCTTCGACATCCCCGCCCGCACCCTAACCCTAAACGTCTCCGACGAAGAGATCGCCGCCCGGCTAGGAGTATGGAAAGCCCCAGCCGCCCGCTACAAACGAGGCGTCTTCGCCAAGTATGCCAACTCCGTCACGTCCGCTAGCCTCGGAGCCGTGACCACCTAG
- the leuD gene encoding 3-isopropylmalate dehydratase small subunit encodes MQPINVLTSHAAPIDISNIDTDQIIPKQFLKRIERTGYGEFLFFDWRRIQEGEHTGEPNQSFVLNNPAYAGAKILIAGKNFGCGSSREHAAWALTDFGFLVVIAPSFADIFFSNAGKNGMVLVRLSEDNVNLLSARSTANPNHTITINLEAQTITDDEGFSAHFDIDPFRKYCLLNGLDDIGLTLRHESELDTFESNHNQEFWLAPRPVTT; translated from the coding sequence ATGCAGCCCATCAACGTCCTCACATCACACGCCGCACCCATCGATATCTCCAATATCGATACCGATCAGATCATCCCGAAGCAGTTCCTCAAACGCATCGAGCGCACCGGCTACGGCGAGTTTCTTTTCTTCGACTGGCGGCGTATCCAGGAGGGCGAGCACACCGGCGAGCCCAACCAATCCTTCGTCCTCAACAACCCCGCTTATGCCGGAGCGAAGATCCTCATCGCCGGTAAGAACTTCGGCTGTGGCAGCTCCCGCGAGCACGCCGCATGGGCCCTCACCGACTTCGGCTTCCTCGTCGTCATCGCGCCAAGCTTCGCCGATATCTTCTTCTCGAACGCCGGCAAAAACGGCATGGTCCTCGTCCGCCTCTCCGAAGACAACGTCAACCTGCTCTCCGCCCGCAGCACCGCCAATCCGAACCACACCATCACCATCAACCTCGAAGCCCAGACCATCACCGATGACGAAGGCTTCTCTGCCCATTTCGATATCGACCCCTTCCGCAAATACTGCCTCCTCAACGGGCTGGACGACATAGGCCTCACCCTCCGCCACGAATCCGAACTGGACACCTTTGAATCCAACCACAATCAAGAGTTCTGGCTAGCCCCACGACCCGTAACTACTTAA
- the leuC gene encoding 3-isopropylmalate dehydratase large subunit, which translates to MSTTPQTLFEKVWQQHLVAEPAGEPALLYIDLHLVHEVTSPQAFEGLRLAGRKLRRPDRTVATVDHNVPTSSIADRLHIVDQIASKQIDALRQNCLDFNVELFDVQSPEQGIVHIIGPELGLTKPGMTIVCGDSHTSTHGAFGALAFGIGTSEVEHVMATQTLPQDKPKTFRINIEGDLPTGVTAKDIVLHIIGEIGTAGATGHVVEYAGSAIRALSMEGRMTICNMSIEAGARAGMIAPDATTFTYLKGRRFSPVESSWDEALTHWSTLTTDPGATFDRELTIQAADITPTVSWGTSPGMVTGVKSTVPLADPTASEADQKNFERALEYMDLKPGTPIEDIRIDAVFLGSCTNARIEDLRAAAKVVKGHHIATTVRAMVVPGSQSVKAQAEREGLDLVFKTAGFEWREPGCSMCLGMNPDILAPGERCASTSNRNFEGRQGRGGRTHLVSPQMAAAAAITGHFTDIRTWNFNET; encoded by the coding sequence AAACGCTCTTCGAAAAAGTCTGGCAGCAGCACCTGGTAGCCGAGCCCGCAGGTGAACCTGCTCTCCTCTACATCGACCTTCACCTCGTCCACGAGGTCACCTCTCCACAGGCCTTCGAAGGTCTCCGCCTCGCAGGCCGCAAGCTTCGCCGCCCCGACCGCACCGTGGCCACCGTCGACCACAACGTCCCCACGTCCAGCATCGCCGACCGCCTCCACATCGTCGACCAGATCGCCTCGAAACAGATCGACGCCCTCCGCCAGAACTGTCTTGATTTCAATGTAGAACTCTTCGACGTCCAGTCCCCCGAGCAGGGTATCGTCCACATCATCGGCCCTGAACTCGGCCTCACCAAACCCGGCATGACCATCGTCTGCGGCGACTCCCACACCAGCACCCACGGAGCCTTCGGAGCGCTCGCCTTTGGCATTGGTACCAGCGAAGTCGAACACGTCATGGCCACCCAGACCCTCCCCCAGGACAAGCCCAAAACCTTCCGCATCAATATAGAGGGCGACCTCCCCACCGGCGTCACCGCCAAGGACATCGTCCTCCACATCATCGGCGAGATTGGCACCGCTGGAGCCACCGGCCACGTCGTCGAATACGCCGGCTCCGCCATCCGCGCCCTCTCCATGGAAGGCCGCATGACCATCTGCAACATGAGCATCGAAGCCGGAGCCCGCGCCGGTATGATCGCCCCCGACGCCACCACCTTCACCTACCTCAAAGGCCGCCGCTTCTCCCCCGTCGAATCCTCCTGGGACGAAGCCCTCACCCACTGGTCCACCCTCACCACGGACCCCGGCGCCACCTTTGACCGCGAACTTACCATCCAGGCCGCCGACATCACCCCTACCGTCTCCTGGGGAACCTCCCCCGGCATGGTCACCGGCGTAAAGTCCACCGTCCCGCTCGCCGACCCCACCGCCTCCGAAGCCGACCAGAAGAACTTCGAGCGCGCCCTCGAATACATGGACTTGAAACCCGGCACTCCTATCGAGGACATTCGCATCGACGCCGTCTTCCTCGGCTCCTGCACCAACGCCCGCATCGAAGACCTCCGAGCCGCCGCTAAGGTAGTCAAGGGACACCACATCGCCACCACGGTCCGCGCCATGGTCGTCCCCGGCTCGCAGTCCGTCAAAGCCCAGGCCGAACGCGAAGGCCTCGATCTCGTCTTCAAAACCGCAGGCTTCGAGTGGCGCGAGCCCGGCTGCTCCATGTGCCTCGGCATGAACCCAGACATCCTCGCCCCCGGCGAGCGCTGCGCCTCAACCTCCAACCGCAACTTCGAAGGCCGTCAAGGTCGCGGAGGCCGCACCCACCTCGTGTCCCCGCAAATGGCCGCCGCCGCCGCCATCACCGGCCATTTCACCGACATCCGCACATGGAACTTCAACGAAACCTAA